The following is a genomic window from Deltaproteobacteria bacterium RBG_16_64_85.
ATCAGGGTGGACTTGCCGTGGTCCACGTGGCCCACGATGACGATGCGCAACGTATCGCTCAGAGTCATCACATGTACCCCAGGGAGCGCAGCTTCTGCATGGCGTACGCCTGCTCCTGGTCCTGCGCGCGCCCGGACCGCTCGGGAGCCGTCGTCGCTTTAAGCTCCTCGATGATCTCGTCCACGGTGGCGGCGTTCGAGTCGATCGGATCGGTGCATGGGACGCAGCCCAGCGACCGGAACCGCTTTCCGTCTTTCGACAGGTAGAGCGGGCAGAGCGGGACCCGCTCCCTGCGGATGTACTCCCAGATGTCCAGCTCCGTCCAGGAGAGCAGCGGATGGATGCGGACGTGCGTTTCCGGCCCGAAGGAGGTGTTGAACTGGTCCCACAGTTCCGGGGGCTGGTCCTTGTAGTTCCACTCGAAGTTCTTGTCCCGGGGGGAGAAGACGCGCTCCTTGGCACGCGACCCTTCCTCGTCCCGCCGGATCCCCAGGAAGATCCCCTTGAACCCGTACTTGTCGAGGATCTGCTGGAGGCCCTGGGTCTTCAGGGCGTTGCAGCAGACGAACCGCCCCTTGGAGGGGTGCATCCCTTCGCAGAGGGCCTCCTTGTTCTGCCCGACGATGAGCGTAACCCCCCACTCGGCGGCCATTCGGTCGCGATACTCGATCATCTGCGGAACCTTGTAGTTCGTGTCGATGTGGACGAGGGGGAAGGGCACCCGGCCGAAGAACGCCTTGCGGGCGAGCCACAGAAGGGTCGTCGAGTCCTTCCCGATCGACCAGAGCATCGCCAGGTCCTTGAACTTCCGGTACGCCTCCCGGAAGATGTAGATGCTTTGATTTTCCAGTGCGTCGAGAGGATCCACGGTCACTTCGCTCCATTTCTTTCCGCTGACGCCGCCGCCATGGCGACCGGCACGATGTCTTCCCGGCTGATTTCATATTCCGGCTTTCGGATCTGGCCGAAACGGGTTCGGGACCACAGCCGCTCATGGAAGTAATAGATAAAGAACTTCAATATCGAGTCGGCTAACCCCACGGAGATCGCGAAATCCAGGCGTCCCGTCAGGAGGAAGGTGACCCCGGCGGTAGTGAAAGTCGCCACTACCCGCCAACTGATCGTTTTGAAAAACGTGCGCTTGTGGGTATCCAATATAACCCTATATAAAAAATAGATTATATAGGATAATATGGATGGACGGCAGGATGTCAAGTATTATTATATAAATCCCATATAATTAATAGATTACTTCGACCTGCCTGCCTGATACGGGCTGCTCACGCCGGACGCCATCCAGGTCGCCACTGCCGTTCATCAGCGGGCGGATGCATTTGTGACGAACTACGCGGGGCTGCGCCGGGTCATGGAGATCCGGGTAATGCTCGCCCGCGCCGCCGAATGAGATCACGGCAGGAACGGCGTGCACGCGGACGGGGTGCACGCGCGTATCGTTGATGCGCGTATCGTTGATTGCCAATCCGGCATGTCCCAAGTATAATGCGGTTCATGCTACTCAAGAAAACCCTTATGAAAATCGCGCTTCCCGCTTTCGTTTTGGTATTGCTTGCGTTCGTTGCCCCGCTTGCCGAAGCGATGGTTTGCAAGGGTTGCGTGAACGACGCGACAGCCTCATGGGACTTCGCATCCTGGGAGGCTACCCCCCCCCATTGCTCGACGGAAGGCGGAAACGAGCCTTGCTCCTGCCCGGATTCGCAATCCACGGACTGCTCCCATTTCGTCTCCTGCCCGTTCTGCCTCGCCCCCGGCATCGAGACATCCCGCGTATCGGTCTCTCCGGATGACCGAGCCCGGCGCCTTGATGTCCCCGAGTCCGTTTCGCATTACGAGTCCCCGTCCTTCTCCCTTCTCAGGCCCCCGATCGTTTAATCCCGCTCTTTTCCGTTCCTTGTCCGCCGGCTCCTGCAGGAACCGGCGCGTACCTCAACGTTTGACGTAACCATTTTTCGTGCTTCAGCCACGGAAGGAGTCCCCATGGAAACCGCATCGGACGTTCGTGCCGAGCGCATCTCTGCTTCCGGAGCCATCGAGCGGGAGCAGACAAAGCCGGTAGCGATCCGAATCTGGAATTTTCTGATTTCGAAAAAGCTAGCGATCTGGAACCTCATCCTGCTGGCCGTCACTTCCATC
Proteins encoded in this region:
- a CDS encoding sulfate adenylyltransferase; protein product: MDPLDALENQSIYIFREAYRKFKDLAMLWSIGKDSTTLLWLARKAFFGRVPFPLVHIDTNYKVPQMIEYRDRMAAEWGVTLIVGQNKEALCEGMHPSKGRFVCCNALKTQGLQQILDKYGFKGIFLGIRRDEEGSRAKERVFSPRDKNFEWNYKDQPPELWDQFNTSFGPETHVRIHPLLSWTELDIWEYIRRERVPLCPLYLSKDGKRFRSLGCVPCTDPIDSNAATVDEIIEELKATTAPERSGRAQDQEQAYAMQKLRSLGYM